A genome region from Streptomyces antimycoticus includes the following:
- a CDS encoding CoA-transferase subunit beta, whose protein sequence is MNATPAGTTGFTSDELMEVNAARALADATTCFVGIGLPSTAANLARATVNPGLVLIYESGTIGSKPTRLPLSIGDGELADTADAVISVPEVFNYWLQGGRIDVGFLGAAQVDRYANINTTIVDRGPGKPEGRLPGAGGAPEIASNCGKVLMVLRHSTRNFVKRLDFVTTLGHGSGPGDRKKLGMPGAGPVAVITDLGVLRPDPATAELVLTELHPGVTVEQVRAATGWELTVADTVGTTEPPTPDELAALRALKAAGKPAAAGESGAAGKSGAARKPGAAGEPAAAGKPGKETR, encoded by the coding sequence ATGAACGCGACCCCCGCCGGCACGACCGGGTTCACCAGCGACGAGCTGATGGAGGTCAACGCCGCCCGCGCGCTCGCCGACGCCACCACCTGCTTCGTCGGCATCGGGCTCCCCAGCACCGCCGCCAACCTCGCCCGCGCCACCGTCAACCCCGGCCTCGTCCTCATCTACGAATCCGGCACGATCGGCTCCAAGCCCACCCGGCTCCCGCTGTCCATCGGCGACGGCGAACTCGCCGACACCGCCGACGCGGTGATCTCGGTGCCGGAGGTGTTCAACTACTGGCTGCAGGGCGGCCGGATCGACGTCGGCTTCCTCGGCGCCGCCCAGGTCGACCGCTACGCCAACATCAACACCACCATCGTCGACCGCGGCCCGGGCAAGCCCGAGGGCCGCCTCCCCGGCGCGGGCGGCGCCCCCGAGATCGCCTCCAACTGCGGCAAGGTGCTGATGGTGCTGCGCCACTCCACCCGCAACTTCGTCAAGCGGCTGGACTTCGTGACGACCCTGGGCCACGGCAGCGGCCCCGGCGACCGTAAGAAGCTCGGCATGCCGGGCGCCGGCCCCGTCGCCGTGATCACCGACCTCGGGGTGCTCCGGCCCGACCCGGCCACCGCCGAGCTGGTGCTCACCGAACTGCACCCGGGCGTCACCGTGGAGCAGGTGCGGGCCGCCACCGGCTGGGAGCTGACCGTCGCCGACACCGTGGGCACCACCGAGCCGCCCACCCCCGATGAGCTGGCGGCGCTGCGCGCACTCAAGGCCGCCGGGAAACCCGCAGCGGCCGGAGAATCCGGAGCAGCCGGAAAGTCCGGAGCGGCCAGGAAACCCGGCGCCGCCGGAGAGCCCGCAGCCGCCGGGAAGCCCGGGAAGGAGACCCGATGA
- a CDS encoding thiolase family protein, protein MTPLRDVYIVDAVRTPVGKYGGALAGVRPDDLAAHVVRGLLARTPDFDPARIDDVYFGNANGAGEDNRDVARMAVLLAGLPVTVPGATVNRLCASGLEAVLQAARAIAVGDAHIALAGGVESMSRAPWVLPKPERAFPAGHQQMYSTTLGWRMTNPDMPPEWTAALGEGAELIADKHGITREAQDAFAFGSHEKAARAWKDGAYDAEVLPYPDSELVRDESIRDTTSTEALAKLKPAFRKPGGTVTAGNSSPLNDGAAALLLVDEEGLKATGREPLARIGASAVTGIEPQYFGLGPVEAVRRALAKAGRSFADLATLELNEAFAAQVLGCLAEWSAQDPGFDPGIVNPRGGAIAIGHPLGASGARLAGAVAHQLAARGSGTGLATLCIGVGQGLALVLER, encoded by the coding sequence ATGACCCCCCTGCGTGACGTCTATATCGTCGACGCCGTCCGCACCCCCGTCGGCAAATACGGCGGCGCGCTGGCCGGAGTGCGCCCCGACGATCTGGCCGCCCATGTGGTGCGCGGCCTGCTCGCCCGCACCCCCGACTTCGACCCGGCACGCATCGACGACGTCTACTTCGGCAACGCCAACGGCGCGGGCGAGGACAACCGCGATGTCGCCCGCATGGCCGTGCTGCTGGCCGGGCTGCCCGTCACCGTGCCCGGTGCGACCGTCAACCGGCTCTGCGCCTCGGGCCTGGAGGCCGTGCTGCAGGCCGCCCGCGCGATCGCGGTCGGCGATGCGCATATCGCCCTCGCGGGCGGGGTGGAGTCGATGAGCCGCGCCCCCTGGGTGCTGCCCAAGCCCGAGCGCGCCTTCCCCGCCGGGCATCAGCAGATGTACTCCACGACCCTCGGCTGGCGGATGACCAACCCGGACATGCCGCCGGAGTGGACCGCCGCCCTCGGCGAGGGCGCCGAGCTGATCGCCGACAAGCACGGCATCACCCGCGAGGCGCAGGACGCGTTCGCGTTCGGCAGCCATGAGAAGGCGGCGCGGGCGTGGAAGGACGGGGCGTACGACGCCGAGGTGCTGCCGTATCCGGACAGCGAGCTCGTCCGCGACGAGTCCATCCGCGACACCACCTCGACCGAGGCCCTGGCCAAGCTCAAGCCCGCCTTCCGCAAGCCCGGCGGCACCGTCACCGCGGGCAACTCCTCGCCCCTCAACGACGGCGCGGCCGCGCTGCTCCTCGTCGACGAGGAGGGGCTGAAGGCCACCGGGCGCGAGCCCCTGGCCCGGATCGGCGCCTCCGCCGTCACCGGTATCGAGCCGCAGTACTTCGGGCTCGGACCGGTCGAGGCCGTACGCCGCGCCCTGGCCAAGGCGGGCCGCTCCTTCGCCGATCTGGCCACGCTCGAACTCAACGAGGCGTTCGCCGCGCAGGTGCTGGGCTGCCTCGCCGAATGGTCCGCCCAGGACCCCGGCTTCGACCCCGGGATCGTCAACCCGCGCGGCGGCGCCATCGCCATCGGACACCCGCTCGGCGCCTCCGGAGCCCGGCTCGCCGGGGCCGTCGCCCATCAGCTCGCCGCCCGCGGCTCGGGAACAGGCCTGGCCACCTTGTGCATCGGCGTCGGACAGGGCCTCGCCCTCGTCCTGGAGAGGTAA
- the pcaH gene encoding protocatechuate 3,4-dioxygenase subunit beta codes for MALTQSDIDRELAHLRESYDTARAEGAPAADHPPRDFPPYRSSVLRHPKQPLVAVHGDPETVELHTPVFGHTDITAIDNDLTAQHRGEPLGERITVSGRLLDSRGRPVRGQLIELWQANASGRYAHLRDQHPAPLDPNFTGVGRTLTDDDGSYRFTTIKPGAYPWRNHENAWRPAHLHFSVFGSAFTQRLVTQMYFPGDPLFVYDPILQSVTDPSARERLVAAYDHALSQPEWSLGYRWDIVLDGPSATWIEEGR; via the coding sequence ATGGCTCTCACCCAGTCCGACATCGACCGCGAACTCGCGCACCTGCGGGAGTCGTACGACACGGCGCGCGCCGAAGGGGCTCCCGCCGCCGACCATCCACCGCGCGACTTCCCCCCGTACCGCAGCAGTGTGCTGCGCCACCCCAAACAGCCACTGGTCGCGGTCCACGGCGACCCGGAGACCGTGGAGCTGCACACCCCCGTCTTCGGTCACACCGACATCACCGCGATCGACAACGACCTCACGGCACAGCACCGGGGCGAGCCGCTCGGCGAGCGCATCACCGTCTCCGGACGGCTCCTGGACAGCCGGGGCCGCCCCGTCCGGGGCCAGCTCATCGAGCTGTGGCAGGCCAACGCGTCGGGCCGCTACGCCCATCTGCGCGATCAGCACCCCGCGCCGCTCGACCCCAACTTCACCGGTGTGGGGCGGACGCTGACCGACGACGACGGTTCCTACCGCTTCACCACCATCAAGCCGGGCGCCTATCCGTGGCGCAACCACGAGAACGCGTGGCGCCCCGCGCATCTGCACTTCTCCGTCTTCGGCTCGGCGTTCACCCAGCGCCTGGTCACCCAGATGTACTTCCCCGGCGATCCGCTCTTCGTCTACGACCCGATCCTGCAGTCGGTGACGGACCCGTCGGCGCGGGAGCGGCTGGTCGCGGCGTACGACCACGCGCTGTCGCAGCCGGAGTGGTCGCTGGGCTACCGCTGGGACATCGTGCTGGACGGGCCGTCCGCCACGTGGATCGAGGAGGGCCGCTGA
- the pcaG gene encoding protocatechuate 3,4-dioxygenase subunit alpha has translation MAERLVPEQGLVPEQGLAPEQGHAPEQGRGPGQGHAPEQRLAPTPSHTVGPFYGYALPFPDGGEMAPAGHPGALTLHGYVYDGEGAPVPDALIELWQAGPDGSLAGAGGSMRRDPVTGGFLGRNGVDFTGFGRIATDADGHWTARTLPPGGPAAPAAPYISVCVHARGLLHHLFTRVYFPGNAEANAADPLLASLDPARRETLVATAGSPGSPPGTYRFDIRLQGEGETVFLEFR, from the coding sequence ATGGCCGAGAGGCTCGTACCCGAACAGGGGCTCGTACCCGAACAGGGGCTCGCGCCCGAACAGGGGCATGCACCCGAGCAAGGGCGTGGGCCCGGGCAGGGGCACGCACCGGAGCAAAGGCTCGCGCCCACCCCCTCCCACACCGTGGGCCCCTTCTACGGCTACGCCCTGCCCTTCCCCGACGGCGGCGAGATGGCCCCCGCCGGCCACCCCGGCGCCCTCACGCTCCACGGCTACGTCTACGACGGCGAGGGAGCCCCCGTCCCGGACGCGCTGATCGAGCTGTGGCAGGCGGGCCCGGACGGCTCGCTCGCCGGCGCGGGCGGGTCCATGCGGCGCGACCCGGTGACCGGCGGTTTCCTCGGGCGCAACGGCGTGGACTTCACCGGCTTCGGCCGGATCGCCACCGACGCGGACGGCCACTGGACGGCCCGTACGCTGCCGCCGGGCGGCCCGGCCGCGCCCGCCGCCCCGTACATCAGCGTGTGCGTCCACGCCCGGGGGCTGCTGCACCACCTCTTCACGCGGGTGTACTTCCCCGGGAACGCCGAGGCCAACGCCGCCGACCCGCTGCTCGCCTCGCTGGATCCGGCGCGCCGCGAGACGCTGGTGGCGACGGCGGGGTCCCCGGGGTCCCCGCCGGGGACGTATCGCTTCGACATCCGCTTGCAGGGCGAAGGGGAGACGGTCTTCCTTGAGTTCCGGTAG
- the pcaB gene encoding 3-carboxy-cis,cis-muconate cycloisomerase, translated as MGLLSPVRAGSAVEAATGDTAFVQAMLDAEAALARVVAPAGAAEAVAGAARVELYDVRDLALRARSGGNPVIPLIADLTAAVAHTDGEAAPYVHRGATSQDIVDTAMMLVAARALPLIVADLDRTAAELARLAAAHRDTPMPGRTLTQHAVPTTFGLKAAGWRALVLDARDRLAALRPPAQLGGAAGTLAAFGAGVGLLARFAEATGLAEPALPWHTLRTPVADLGSALAFTVGALGKVAADVLVLSRTEIGEVAEGAGGGSSAMPHKSNPVRATLMAAAARQAPGLAATLLGALAAEDERPGGAWHAEWQPLRELLRLAGGAARDAAELTSGLRVFPDRMAANLGLTDGLIVSERLIAALAPGLGRARAKELLAEAAKEGAGLAEALSGVLPPDRLRELTDPTRYVGAAPALVDRALTRDA; from the coding sequence GTGGGGCTGCTGTCCCCGGTGCGGGCCGGGTCGGCGGTGGAGGCCGCCACGGGCGACACCGCGTTTGTGCAGGCCATGCTGGACGCGGAGGCCGCGCTGGCGCGGGTGGTGGCACCGGCCGGGGCGGCGGAGGCGGTGGCGGGCGCGGCCCGTGTCGAGCTGTACGACGTACGCGATCTGGCGCTGCGCGCCCGCTCCGGGGGCAACCCGGTCATTCCGCTGATCGCCGATCTCACGGCGGCGGTGGCCCATACGGACGGCGAGGCCGCGCCGTATGTCCACCGGGGCGCGACCAGCCAGGACATCGTGGACACGGCCATGATGCTGGTGGCCGCCCGTGCGCTGCCACTGATCGTGGCCGATCTGGACCGTACGGCGGCGGAGCTGGCGCGGCTCGCCGCCGCGCATCGCGACACCCCGATGCCCGGCCGCACTCTCACCCAGCACGCCGTGCCCACCACCTTCGGGCTGAAGGCGGCGGGCTGGCGGGCGCTCGTCCTGGACGCCCGTGACCGGCTCGCGGCACTGCGGCCGCCCGCCCAACTGGGCGGCGCGGCAGGCACGTTGGCGGCTTTCGGGGCGGGGGTCGGGCTGCTGGCGCGGTTCGCCGAGGCGACCGGGCTGGCCGAGCCCGCTCTGCCGTGGCACACCCTGCGCACCCCCGTCGCCGACCTGGGCTCGGCGCTCGCCTTCACCGTGGGGGCGCTGGGGAAGGTGGCGGCGGATGTGCTGGTGCTCTCGCGGACGGAGATCGGCGAGGTGGCCGAGGGGGCGGGTGGCGGATCGTCCGCGATGCCGCATAAGTCGAACCCCGTGCGCGCCACGCTGATGGCCGCCGCCGCCCGTCAGGCCCCGGGGCTCGCCGCGACCCTGCTGGGCGCGCTGGCCGCGGAGGACGAACGGCCGGGCGGTGCCTGGCACGCGGAGTGGCAGCCGCTGCGGGAACTGTTGCGGCTCGCCGGGGGTGCCGCCCGCGACGCCGCGGAACTCACCTCCGGGCTGCGGGTCTTCCCGGACCGGATGGCCGCGAACCTGGGGCTGACGGATGGGCTGATCGTCAGCGAGCGCCTCATCGCCGCGCTCGCGCCGGGGCTCGGGCGGGCCCGTGCGAAGGAACTCCTGGCGGAGGCGGCGAAGGAGGGTGCGGGGTTGGCCGAAGCGCTGTCGGGCGTCCTGCCGCCTGATCGCCTACGCGAACTGACGGACCCGACGAGGTACGTGGGCGCGGCCCCCGCCCTGGTGGACCGCGCCCTGACCCGCGATGCGTGA
- the pcaDC gene encoding bifunctional 3-oxoadipate enol-lactonase/4-carboxymuconolactone decarboxylase PcaDC — MTNTPPHHDLTGPPTAPPLILGPSLGTSLAVWEPQLPALAGEHRVLRWDLPGHGRSPAALLPSDGSATIDALAALVLRLADDQGWERFAYAGISIGGAVGLYLAAHHPDRVGCLSVVCSSARFGDPAVWRERAALVRAEGTEAMVASRPGTWFSHGFAQSPAGAALIEDLRATDRAGYAACCDVLASYDMTADLERITAPTLVVAGRDDPATPPAHARRIADAVPGASLLEIAGAAHLAGVERPEAVTAALLAHLSGTAPARPGDDASRHAAGMAVRRAVLGDAHVDRAVARTTPFTARFQDFITRYAWGEIWTGDGLDRRTRSCITLTALIAHGHDAELAMHIRAALTNGLTREEIGEVLLQSAIYCGVPAANSAFATAQRVFDEIDASPHVDSASHSGTEK, encoded by the coding sequence ATGACCAACACCCCACCGCACCACGACCTCACCGGCCCCCCCACCGCCCCGCCCCTCATCCTCGGCCCCTCCCTCGGCACCTCCCTCGCCGTCTGGGAGCCCCAGCTCCCCGCGCTCGCCGGCGAACACCGCGTCCTGCGCTGGGATCTGCCCGGCCACGGCCGCTCGCCCGCCGCGCTGCTGCCCTCCGACGGCTCGGCGACCATCGACGCGCTCGCCGCCCTCGTGCTGCGCCTCGCCGACGATCAGGGGTGGGAGCGGTTCGCATACGCGGGCATCTCGATCGGTGGCGCGGTCGGGCTGTACCTCGCCGCCCACCACCCCGACCGGGTCGGCTGCCTGTCCGTCGTCTGCTCCTCGGCCCGCTTCGGGGACCCCGCCGTCTGGCGCGAGCGGGCCGCGCTGGTACGGGCCGAGGGGACGGAGGCGATGGTGGCGAGCCGTCCAGGCACGTGGTTCTCGCACGGCTTCGCCCAATCGCCCGCCGGCGCCGCGCTGATCGAGGATCTGCGCGCCACGGACCGCGCGGGCTACGCCGCCTGCTGCGACGTTCTCGCCTCGTACGACATGACGGCCGACCTGGAGAGGATCACGGCGCCCACCCTCGTCGTGGCCGGTCGCGACGACCCCGCGACCCCGCCCGCACACGCCCGCCGGATCGCGGACGCGGTGCCCGGCGCGAGTCTGCTGGAGATCGCCGGGGCGGCCCATCTGGCGGGGGTGGAGCGCCCGGAGGCGGTCACGGCCGCGCTGCTCGCCCACCTCTCCGGCACAGCGCCGGCGCGGCCGGGTGACGACGCTTCCCGCCACGCCGCCGGGATGGCGGTGCGCCGGGCCGTCCTGGGGGACGCGCATGTGGATCGCGCGGTGGCCCGGACGACCCCGTTCACCGCCCGCTTCCAGGACTTCATCACCCGCTACGCATGGGGCGAGATCTGGACCGGCGACGGTCTGGACCGGCGGACCCGGAGCTGTATCACCCTCACCGCGCTGATCGCCCACGGCCATGACGCCGAGCTGGCCATGCACATCCGGGCCGCGCTCACCAACGGGCTGACCCGGGAGGAGATCGGCGAGGTGCTGCTGCAGTCGGCGATCTACTGCGGTGTCCCGGCGGCCAACTCGGCCTTCGCCACCGCCCAGCGCGTCTTCGACGAGATCGATGCCAGCCCCCACGTCGACTCAGCGTCACATTCCGGTACCGAAAAGTGA
- a CDS encoding ABC transporter substrate-binding protein: MSMSRRRLLGAGGGLALTGALASACGSNTGRDGDDHAGQPVIEQWYHQYGEPGTEQAVRRYADAFDQANVQVQWRPGAYDQQTAAALLTKSGPDVFEVNGPTLDQIQGGQVVDLTDLLSEAKDDFNPAVLAPKTYQGKIWAVPQVIDTQLFYYRKSMLEDAGVEPPRSLDALIDAAKKLTTRDVKGLFLGNDGGPGVLGGTPLNAAGLTLVTEDGKVGFDDPAAARTLGKLRQLYAEKSLLLGAPSDWSDPAAFTQGLTAMQWSGLWALPQVKKALGDDFGVLPFPQDGAHGAPAVPVGAYGAAVSARSRHKAVAKAYVKWLWVERTNYQEDFALRYGFHIPARISLATKAAKLRQGAAGEAVRYATDHGHAEPLLWTSASRTAYQDALSRIIKGGADPDGELRSVVRKTEAELRRVQKKN; this comes from the coding sequence ATGTCCATGAGCCGCCGAAGGCTGCTGGGTGCGGGCGGAGGGCTGGCCCTGACGGGGGCGCTGGCCTCCGCCTGTGGGTCGAACACCGGGCGGGACGGCGATGACCACGCCGGCCAGCCCGTGATCGAGCAGTGGTACCACCAGTACGGCGAGCCCGGCACCGAACAGGCCGTCAGGCGCTACGCCGACGCGTTCGACCAGGCCAACGTCCAGGTGCAGTGGCGGCCGGGCGCCTACGACCAGCAGACCGCCGCCGCGCTGCTCACGAAGTCCGGCCCGGATGTCTTCGAGGTCAACGGCCCGACGCTGGACCAGATCCAGGGCGGTCAGGTGGTCGACCTCACCGATCTCCTCAGCGAGGCCAAGGACGACTTCAACCCGGCCGTGCTCGCCCCGAAGACGTATCAGGGCAAGATCTGGGCCGTTCCGCAGGTCATCGACACCCAGTTGTTCTACTACCGCAAGAGCATGCTGGAGGACGCCGGGGTGGAGCCGCCGCGCTCCCTCGACGCGCTGATCGACGCGGCGAAGAAGCTCACCACCAGGGACGTCAAGGGGCTCTTCCTGGGCAATGACGGCGGCCCCGGCGTCCTCGGCGGCACCCCGCTCAACGCCGCCGGGCTCACGTTGGTCACCGAGGACGGCAAGGTCGGCTTCGACGACCCGGCCGCCGCCCGGACGCTCGGCAAGCTGCGTCAGCTCTACGCCGAGAAGTCGCTGCTGCTCGGGGCGCCCTCCGACTGGTCGGATCCGGCCGCGTTCACCCAGGGGCTCACCGCCATGCAGTGGTCCGGGCTGTGGGCGCTGCCGCAGGTGAAGAAGGCGCTGGGGGACGACTTCGGGGTGCTGCCGTTCCCGCAGGACGGGGCGCACGGCGCGCCCGCGGTGCCGGTCGGCGCGTACGGGGCTGCGGTCAGCGCCCGATCCCGGCACAAGGCGGTGGCGAAGGCGTATGTGAAGTGGCTGTGGGTGGAGCGGACCAACTACCAGGAGGACTTCGCGCTCCGCTACGGCTTCCACATCCCCGCCCGGATCTCGCTGGCCACGAAGGCGGCCAAGCTGCGGCAGGGCGCGGCCGGTGAGGCGGTGCGCTACGCCACCGACCACGGCCATGCCGAGCCGCTGCTGTGGACCTCGGCGAGCAGGACGGCCTACCAGGACGCGCTCAGCCGGATCATCAAGGGCGGCGCCGACCCGGACGGCGAGCTGCGGTCGGTGGTCCGCAAGACCGAGGCCGAGCTGCGGCGCGTGCAGAAGAAGAACTGA
- a CDS encoding carbohydrate ABC transporter permease, whose amino-acid sequence MRGPLTTTLTRKLLGPQNRHLWFWIFVGPFVLGLTLFTYVPLAWSVYLSFFDAHNTVSPTDFVGFDNYTAMLGDDAFTGSLVTFLVFTAFIVPATYVLSLALALMVNRLRWAQAFFRSVFFLPVACSYVVAALIWKMSIFNGVRFGLANTVLDWFGADQIAWLSTTDPPWYWLVIVTVRLWLQAGFYMVLFLAGLQRISPRLYEAAAVDGARPGWQVFRYITFPQLRATSVAVVLLLVINAFQAFDEFYNLLSDSRGYPPYARPPLVYLYYTALGQGQNLGLGSAGAVILALIIAVVTVVQARWFGLGRKED is encoded by the coding sequence ATGCGGGGGCCGCTGACCACCACACTGACACGCAAGCTGCTGGGCCCGCAGAACCGCCATCTGTGGTTCTGGATATTCGTCGGCCCCTTTGTCCTGGGGCTGACCCTCTTCACCTATGTCCCGCTGGCCTGGAGCGTGTATCTCAGCTTTTTCGACGCGCACAACACCGTCTCGCCCACGGACTTCGTCGGCTTCGACAACTACACGGCGATGCTGGGCGACGACGCGTTCACCGGCAGCCTGGTGACCTTCCTGGTCTTCACGGCGTTCATCGTCCCGGCGACCTATGTGCTCTCGCTCGCGCTCGCGCTGATGGTCAACCGGCTGCGCTGGGCGCAGGCGTTCTTCCGGTCGGTGTTCTTCCTGCCAGTGGCGTGCTCGTATGTGGTGGCGGCGCTGATCTGGAAGATGTCGATCTTCAACGGGGTGCGCTTCGGGCTGGCCAACACCGTGCTGGACTGGTTCGGCGCCGATCAGATCGCCTGGCTGTCGACCACCGATCCGCCCTGGTACTGGCTGGTCATCGTGACCGTCCGGCTGTGGCTGCAGGCGGGGTTCTACATGGTGCTGTTCCTGGCCGGGCTGCAGCGCATCTCGCCTCGGCTCTACGAGGCGGCGGCCGTGGACGGGGCGCGGCCGGGGTGGCAGGTGTTCCGGTACATCACCTTTCCGCAGCTGCGGGCGACCTCGGTCGCGGTGGTGCTGCTGCTGGTGATCAACGCGTTCCAGGCGTTCGACGAGTTCTACAACCTGCTGTCCGACTCGCGCGGCTACCCGCCGTACGCCCGTCCGCCGCTGGTCTACCTCTACTACACGGCGCTGGGCCAGGGGCAGAACCTGGGCCTGGGCAGTGCGGGTGCGGTGATCCTGGCGCTGATCATCGCCGTGGTGACGGTGGTGCAGGCCCGCTGGTTCGGCCTGGGCCGGAAGGAGGACTGA
- a CDS encoding carbohydrate ABC transporter permease, which yields MGRAVRLVLLLALALLFLIPFYLLVRNGLSSEADITSPEWRFFPSELHWSNIRELFDDPNVPMAHALLNSSLIAVLTTVGTLLLASLAGYGLARIPYAYANVVFYWILGTLMVPAAVTFVPSFVLVSSLGWVSTLRGLVVPTLFSAVAAFIFRQYFLGFPKELEDAARVDGLGYWRTYWRVVVPNSRPVFAAVGTIVFIGAWNSFLWPLVIGQDRDAWTVQVALSTFTTAQTVNIHELFVAAAVSIVPLLVVFLVLQRHIVAGVERSGIDD from the coding sequence GTGGGGCGCGCCGTGCGGCTGGTACTGCTGCTCGCGCTCGCGCTGCTCTTCCTGATCCCCTTCTATCTCCTGGTGCGCAACGGTCTGTCGAGCGAGGCGGACATCACCTCGCCGGAGTGGCGGTTCTTCCCGAGCGAGCTGCACTGGTCCAACATCCGGGAGTTGTTCGACGACCCCAATGTGCCGATGGCGCACGCGCTGCTCAACTCCTCGCTGATCGCGGTCCTCACCACCGTGGGCACCCTGCTGCTGGCCTCGCTCGCCGGATACGGCCTGGCCCGCATCCCGTACGCCTACGCCAATGTGGTCTTCTACTGGATCCTGGGCACCTTGATGGTCCCGGCGGCGGTCACCTTCGTGCCCAGCTTTGTGCTGGTCAGCTCGCTGGGCTGGGTGTCCACCCTGCGCGGACTGGTGGTGCCGACGCTGTTCAGCGCGGTCGCGGCGTTCATCTTCCGCCAGTACTTCCTGGGCTTTCCGAAGGAGCTGGAGGACGCGGCGCGGGTGGACGGGCTCGGCTACTGGCGTACGTACTGGCGGGTCGTGGTGCCGAACTCCCGGCCGGTCTTCGCGGCGGTCGGCACGATCGTCTTCATCGGCGCCTGGAACTCCTTCCTGTGGCCGCTGGTCATCGGCCAGGACCGGGACGCGTGGACGGTGCAGGTGGCGCTGTCGACGTTCACCACCGCCCAGACCGTCAACATCCATGAGCTGTTCGTGGCGGCGGCGGTGTCGATCGTGCCGCTGCTGGTGGTCTTTCTCGTCCTCCAGCGCCATATCGTCGCGGGCGTCGAGCGCAGCGGTATCGACGACTAG
- a CDS encoding FadR/GntR family transcriptional regulator, whose amino-acid sequence MAATDGAADGLRAMIAKGELAPGQRLPAEPELCARLGVSRGSLREAVRSLAALGMLESRHGAGTFVSALRPGQMLAGFAATVDVLPLDGLLELFDVRRPLEAQAAALAAARADEQVLARLREVQKRLATSEDEAERHALDREFHSTLCQAGGNEALAALADVLRARGSHYSIYGAPEAETIRLASDLGREALINAVAARDPAAAAAAASSHLSQTEVWLRRYGPAPDGGPAH is encoded by the coding sequence ATGGCCGCGACCGATGGGGCGGCGGACGGGCTGCGCGCCATGATCGCCAAGGGTGAGCTGGCGCCCGGCCAGCGGCTCCCCGCCGAGCCGGAGCTCTGCGCGCGGCTCGGCGTCTCGCGCGGCTCGCTGCGCGAGGCCGTGCGCTCGCTCGCCGCCCTCGGGATGCTGGAGTCCCGCCACGGCGCCGGCACCTTCGTATCGGCGCTGCGCCCCGGACAGATGCTGGCCGGGTTCGCCGCCACCGTGGACGTCCTGCCGCTCGACGGGCTGCTGGAGCTGTTCGACGTGCGCCGCCCCCTGGAGGCCCAGGCCGCCGCGCTGGCCGCCGCCCGCGCCGATGAGCAGGTGCTCGCCCGGCTGCGCGAGGTGCAGAAGCGGCTGGCCACCTCCGAGGACGAGGCGGAACGGCATGCGCTGGACCGGGAGTTCCACTCCACCCTGTGCCAGGCCGGGGGCAATGAGGCGCTGGCCGCCCTCGCCGATGTGCTGCGCGCGCGGGGCAGCCACTACAGCATCTACGGTGCCCCCGAGGCCGAGACCATCCGGCTGGCCAGCGACCTCGGCCGTGAGGCGCTGATCAACGCCGTGGCCGCCCGCGACCCGGCGGCCGCCGCCGCGGCCGCCAGCTCGCATCTGTCCCAGACCGAGGTCTGGCTGCGGCGGTACGGCCCGGCCCCGGACGGCGGTCCGGCCCACTGA